A part of Cotesia glomerata isolate CgM1 linkage group LG4, MPM_Cglom_v2.3, whole genome shotgun sequence genomic DNA contains:
- the LOC123262884 gene encoding protein neuralized isoform X3, with the protein MGQSSSNPGHNAPRSSNTGTNNLPPLTFHQVHGENIRLCNGATIARRHESFCKGITFSARPVRVGEKVCVKFLEMSNNWSGVIRFGFTSNDPVHLRNGLPRYACPDLTNKPGYWAKALAERFAGRDTVLFYYVTAAGDVHFGVNGEEKGVFFSGVETRGPLWAVIDVYGNSTAIEFLDPNRQHFNNIRRGVEHSNEDNAQPSRHTAMDDASNAGRDIVEKIIVPTMQNMVLHHGPEPDVDLPGLRFQPSGVLFAPLPFHPVRGRNIRFSNQQCVATRNDTEFCHGYAFTNRPLILGERLVVQILSTEPMYVGALALGLTSCDPARLTAEDLPDDSDLLLDRPEYWVVSKDVASSPQPGDEIAFTVTHYGEVQMSKNGGPPNIVMHVDQSLQLWAFVDVYGSTQRVRMLASRPSSPPRQRQATAVAPSNPVSVPVAPTTPAATHPATPQPLVTPHQNHQGHVTELTRYPDMVQVKSGIGGQTVLVVNLPPQQNYPPASPPVYGSTNRSPGFYPSGSSTGPTGSTGSTGTNPVAASTPRASPPVLTGTMSSTGSSTYVDPVTYQAVDSSTLTLQGTGSSHLQQWSEKLQPTPGQPSECSICYERNIDSVLYMCGHMCMCYPCAIQQWRGKGGGQCPLCRAQIRDVIRIYRS; encoded by the exons CTCCCAGGTCCTCAAACACAGGTACAAACAATTTACCTCCCCTGACGTTTCACCAAGTCCACGGTGAAAACATACGTCTATGCAATGGTGCTACGATTGCCCGCCGGCATGAGAGTTTTTGTAAAGGGATAACATTTAGCGCGCGACCAGTTCGCGTTGGTGAAAAG GTCTGCGTAAAATTCCTGGAGATGTCAAACAACTGGAGTGGCGTAATACGATTCGGTTTCACCAGCAACGATCCAGTTCACTTAAGAAACGGATTACCACGTTACGCTTGCCCGGATTTAACGAACAAGCCAGGGTATTGGGCAAAAGCACTGGCTGAGCGGTTCGCTGGCCGCGACACAGTTCTCTTTTATTACGTAACAGCAGCCGGTGATGTTCACTTCGGAGTCAACGGCGAGGAAAAGGGAGTCTTCTTCAGCGGAGTTGAAACCCGCGGTCCTCTTTGGGCGGTGATAGACGTCTACGGAAACAGCACCGCGATAGAGTTCCTGGATCCTAACAGACAGCACTTCAACAACATTAGACGCGGGGTTGAGCACAGCAACGAGGACAACGCCCAACCTAGCAGACACACTGCCATGGATGACGCTAGTAACGCGGGTCGGGATATTGTTGAGAAAATCATCGTTCCTACCATGCAAAACATGGTCCTCCATCATGGTCCAGAGCCAGATGTTGATCTTCCAGGGCTGAGATTTCAGCCATCAGGTGTTCTCTTCGCTCCACTGCCCTTCCATCC AGTCCGTGGCCGGAACATCCGGTTCAGTAATCAGCAATGCGTGGCAACACGCAATGATACCGAGTTTTGTCACGGTTACGCATTCACAAATCGTCCGTTGATACTAGGAGAGCGTCTAGTCGTCCAAATCCTCTCTACAGAACCAATGTACGTCGGAGCTTTGGCTCTCGGCTTAACCTCCTGCGACCCAGCCCGCCTAACAGCCGAAGATCTTCCAGATGACAGCGACCTTTTACTAGACCGTCCGGAATACTGGGTGGTGTCCAAAGACGTAGCTTCCTCTCCCCAACCTGGTGACGAGATAGCCTTCACAGTGACCCACTACGGCGAGGTCCAGATGTCCAAGAACGGCGGCCCACCCAACATAGTGATGCACGTCGACCAGAGTCTCCAACTTTGGGCGTTTGTCGACGTCTACGGCAGCACCCAGAGAGTTAGAATGCTAGCTAGCAGGCCATCTTCTCCACCACGTCAACGACAAGCCACTGCAGTTGCTCCTTCGAATCCCGTTAGTGTCCCAGTTGCTCCAACCACTCCAGCAGCAACTCATCCAGCTACTCCCCAACCACTTGTGACTCCTCACCAGAACCACCAAGGACACGTCACTGAATTAACCAGATACCCAGACATGGTCCAGGTTAAGTCAGGCATTGGCGGTCAAACTGTCCTAGTAGTGAACCTTCCACCTCAACAGAACTACCCTCCCGCTTCTCCACCAGTTTACGGTTCCACCAACCGATCTCCGGGATTCTACCCAAGTGGATCCAGCACAGGACCAACTGGTTCCACTGGTTCCACTGGAACGAATCCCGTAGCTGCTTCAACGCCCAGAGCTTCGCCTCCGGTGTTAACTGGAACGATGAGCAGCACTGGCTCGTCTACCTACGTTGACCCTGTTACTTACCAAGCTGTTGATTCTAGTACCTTGACCCTCCAAGGTACTGGGAGCAGTCATTTGCAGCAGTGGAGTGAAAAGCTTCAACCTACTCCTGGTCAGCCCAGCGAATGCTCAATCTGCTACGAAAGGAACATTGATAGTGTCCTTTACATGTGTGGTCACATGTGCATGTGTTATCCCTGCGCGATTCAACAATGGCGGGGTAAAGGTGGTGGACAGTGCCCTCTGTGCAGAGCGCAGATTAGGGACGTTATCAGGATTTACCGGTCTTGA
- the LOC123262884 gene encoding protein neuralized isoform X2 yields MSLSYSRTRRPLTVGRARRVAQMRLNAPRSSNTGTNNLPPLTFHQVHGENIRLCNGATIARRHESFCKGITFSARPVRVGEKVCVKFLEMSNNWSGVIRFGFTSNDPVHLRNGLPRYACPDLTNKPGYWAKALAERFAGRDTVLFYYVTAAGDVHFGVNGEEKGVFFSGVETRGPLWAVIDVYGNSTAIEFLDPNRQHFNNIRRGVEHSNEDNAQPSRHTAMDDASNAGRDIVEKIIVPTMQNMVLHHGPEPDVDLPGLRFQPSGVLFAPLPFHPVRGRNIRFSNQQCVATRNDTEFCHGYAFTNRPLILGERLVVQILSTEPMYVGALALGLTSCDPARLTAEDLPDDSDLLLDRPEYWVVSKDVASSPQPGDEIAFTVTHYGEVQMSKNGGPPNIVMHVDQSLQLWAFVDVYGSTQRVRMLASRPSSPPRQRQATAVAPSNPVSVPVAPTTPAATHPATPQPLVTPHQNHQGHVTELTRYPDMVQVKSGIGGQTVLVVNLPPQQNYPPASPPVYGSTNRSPGFYPSGSSTGPTGSTGSTGTNPVAASTPRASPPVLTGTMSSTGSSTYVDPVTYQAVDSSTLTLQGTGSSHLQQWSEKLQPTPGQPSECSICYERNIDSVLYMCGHMCMCYPCAIQQWRGKGGGQCPLCRAQIRDVIRIYRS; encoded by the exons CTCCCAGGTCCTCAAACACAGGTACAAACAATTTACCTCCCCTGACGTTTCACCAAGTCCACGGTGAAAACATACGTCTATGCAATGGTGCTACGATTGCCCGCCGGCATGAGAGTTTTTGTAAAGGGATAACATTTAGCGCGCGACCAGTTCGCGTTGGTGAAAAG GTCTGCGTAAAATTCCTGGAGATGTCAAACAACTGGAGTGGCGTAATACGATTCGGTTTCACCAGCAACGATCCAGTTCACTTAAGAAACGGATTACCACGTTACGCTTGCCCGGATTTAACGAACAAGCCAGGGTATTGGGCAAAAGCACTGGCTGAGCGGTTCGCTGGCCGCGACACAGTTCTCTTTTATTACGTAACAGCAGCCGGTGATGTTCACTTCGGAGTCAACGGCGAGGAAAAGGGAGTCTTCTTCAGCGGAGTTGAAACCCGCGGTCCTCTTTGGGCGGTGATAGACGTCTACGGAAACAGCACCGCGATAGAGTTCCTGGATCCTAACAGACAGCACTTCAACAACATTAGACGCGGGGTTGAGCACAGCAACGAGGACAACGCCCAACCTAGCAGACACACTGCCATGGATGACGCTAGTAACGCGGGTCGGGATATTGTTGAGAAAATCATCGTTCCTACCATGCAAAACATGGTCCTCCATCATGGTCCAGAGCCAGATGTTGATCTTCCAGGGCTGAGATTTCAGCCATCAGGTGTTCTCTTCGCTCCACTGCCCTTCCATCC AGTCCGTGGCCGGAACATCCGGTTCAGTAATCAGCAATGCGTGGCAACACGCAATGATACCGAGTTTTGTCACGGTTACGCATTCACAAATCGTCCGTTGATACTAGGAGAGCGTCTAGTCGTCCAAATCCTCTCTACAGAACCAATGTACGTCGGAGCTTTGGCTCTCGGCTTAACCTCCTGCGACCCAGCCCGCCTAACAGCCGAAGATCTTCCAGATGACAGCGACCTTTTACTAGACCGTCCGGAATACTGGGTGGTGTCCAAAGACGTAGCTTCCTCTCCCCAACCTGGTGACGAGATAGCCTTCACAGTGACCCACTACGGCGAGGTCCAGATGTCCAAGAACGGCGGCCCACCCAACATAGTGATGCACGTCGACCAGAGTCTCCAACTTTGGGCGTTTGTCGACGTCTACGGCAGCACCCAGAGAGTTAGAATGCTAGCTAGCAGGCCATCTTCTCCACCACGTCAACGACAAGCCACTGCAGTTGCTCCTTCGAATCCCGTTAGTGTCCCAGTTGCTCCAACCACTCCAGCAGCAACTCATCCAGCTACTCCCCAACCACTTGTGACTCCTCACCAGAACCACCAAGGACACGTCACTGAATTAACCAGATACCCAGACATGGTCCAGGTTAAGTCAGGCATTGGCGGTCAAACTGTCCTAGTAGTGAACCTTCCACCTCAACAGAACTACCCTCCCGCTTCTCCACCAGTTTACGGTTCCACCAACCGATCTCCGGGATTCTACCCAAGTGGATCCAGCACAGGACCAACTGGTTCCACTGGTTCCACTGGAACGAATCCCGTAGCTGCTTCAACGCCCAGAGCTTCGCCTCCGGTGTTAACTGGAACGATGAGCAGCACTGGCTCGTCTACCTACGTTGACCCTGTTACTTACCAAGCTGTTGATTCTAGTACCTTGACCCTCCAAGGTACTGGGAGCAGTCATTTGCAGCAGTGGAGTGAAAAGCTTCAACCTACTCCTGGTCAGCCCAGCGAATGCTCAATCTGCTACGAAAGGAACATTGATAGTGTCCTTTACATGTGTGGTCACATGTGCATGTGTTATCCCTGCGCGATTCAACAATGGCGGGGTAAAGGTGGTGGACAGTGCCCTCTGTGCAGAGCGCAGATTAGGGACGTTATCAGGATTTACCGGTCTTGA